The following are encoded in a window of Fischerella sp. PCC 9605 genomic DNA:
- a CDS encoding LysR family transcriptional regulator, producing the protein MELRHLRYFVTLAEELHFGRAAERLHIAQPPLSQQIQQLETELGFQLFHRTKRTVQLTEAGQIFLGEVQQILRQLEQAVQLGRQASRGLRGQVVIGFVSSAAYNVLPTILQTFRTCIPDVNLELHELTTDQQLQWLRDGRIDVGFLRPPVEEDTFCWEIIFNESLVVALPEVHPLANQSSVSLSSLKNELFILFPRPLAPGLYDSIISFCQQANFSPSVAQEAIQMQTIVSLVAAEMGVAIVPESLQHLQRTGVVYKPMQELTPKVTLAMIWLRDNTSATVQRFLEVVRQVAISWEE; encoded by the coding sequence ATGGAACTGCGACACCTACGATACTTTGTGACGTTGGCTGAAGAGTTGCACTTTGGACGGGCGGCGGAACGCTTGCATATTGCCCAGCCTCCCCTCAGTCAACAAATCCAGCAGTTAGAAACGGAGTTGGGCTTTCAACTGTTTCATCGCACGAAAAGGACTGTGCAATTAACAGAGGCTGGGCAAATATTTCTAGGCGAAGTTCAACAAATTCTCAGACAATTGGAACAAGCAGTTCAATTAGGACGACAAGCCAGTCGGGGATTGAGAGGACAAGTTGTAATTGGCTTTGTCAGTTCTGCGGCGTACAATGTTTTGCCAACGATCTTGCAGACATTCCGCACTTGCATACCAGATGTGAATTTGGAATTGCACGAATTGACTACAGATCAGCAATTACAATGGCTGCGAGATGGGCGAATTGATGTGGGGTTTCTCCGTCCGCCAGTAGAGGAAGACACTTTTTGCTGGGAGATAATTTTTAATGAATCATTGGTGGTAGCTTTACCTGAAGTTCATCCACTAGCGAATCAATCAAGTGTGTCGCTGTCTTCGCTAAAGAATGAACTTTTCATTTTGTTTCCTCGTCCTTTAGCCCCTGGACTTTACGACTCAATCATCAGTTTTTGTCAGCAAGCGAATTTTAGTCCAAGTGTTGCCCAAGAGGCAATTCAGATGCAGACAATTGTCAGTCTTGTTGCAGCAGAAATGGGAGTGGCGATCGTACCGGAGTCTCTGCAACATTTACAAAGGACTGGTGTAGTTTATAAACCTATGCAAGAACTAACACCAAAGGTGACGCTGGCTATGATTTGGCTACGCGATAATACGTCTGCAACTGTGCAACGCTTTTTGGAGGTAGTGAGGCAAGTTGCTATTAGTTGGGAAGAATGA
- a CDS encoding allophycocyanin subunit beta, with amino-acid sequence MQDTITSIINPADLRGKYLEPAELEKLGQYFQSGGLRVKAAATISENAANIVSQAVANSLLYGDITCPGGNMYPTRRYAACLRDLTLFLRYATYAMLADDPSVLDERVLDGLKDTYNSLGVPIDRTVQAVQAMKEVTARLVGTQAGEEVGKYLDHICNGLN; translated from the coding sequence ATGCAAGACACGATTACCTCTATCATTAACCCTGCCGACCTGCGAGGCAAATACCTAGAGCCTGCGGAGCTAGAAAAGTTGGGACAATATTTCCAATCAGGTGGGTTGCGCGTTAAGGCTGCTGCGACTATTAGTGAAAATGCTGCTAACATTGTTAGCCAAGCAGTAGCTAATTCCTTGCTTTACGGCGATATCACTTGTCCTGGTGGCAACATGTACCCCACCCGTCGTTATGCAGCATGTCTGCGTGACTTAACCTTGTTCCTGCGTTATGCCACCTATGCCATGCTGGCTGACGATCCTTCAGTGCTCGACGAGCGAGTGCTTGATGGTCTAAAAGACACCTACAATTCTCTAGGTGTTCCCATCGATCGCACCGTACAAGCAGTTCAAGCAATGAAGGAAGTAACTGCTCGCCTAGTTGGCACTCAAGCTGGTGAAGAGGTAGGAAAGTATTTAGACCACATCTGTAATGGCTTGAATTAA
- the dapF gene encoding diaminopimelate epimerase, producing MKFYKYHALGNDYLVINPKDLPFPLTPEKIKVICHRHFGIGSDGILLGSLPSPTGKFALRIFNPDGSEAEKSGNGLRIFSRYLWDLGLVGEEPFTIQTVGGMVHSAVKDGGKTVEVEMGKVSFWSDEIPVAGDRREVIEESIYIGDKTFSFCAATIGNPHCILPLPEVTPAIAKQYGPGIEIHPLFPNRTNVQFMKVLNRNQIQIEIWERGAGYTLASGSSSSAAAAVAHKLGLCDSAIAVQMPGGSIYIQINQDFTILMTGSVTKVSEGKLSEELFESAAV from the coding sequence GTGAAGTTTTATAAATATCATGCTCTCGGTAACGACTATCTAGTGATCAATCCCAAAGATTTACCATTTCCGCTTACACCTGAAAAAATTAAAGTTATTTGCCATCGTCATTTTGGTATTGGTTCCGATGGTATTTTGTTAGGATCGCTACCTTCTCCAACTGGAAAGTTTGCACTCCGCATCTTCAATCCTGACGGTAGCGAAGCAGAAAAAAGTGGTAATGGTCTGCGTATTTTTTCCCGCTACCTATGGGATCTGGGATTGGTGGGTGAAGAACCTTTCACAATTCAAACCGTTGGCGGAATGGTGCATTCTGCTGTCAAAGATGGTGGGAAAACGGTTGAGGTTGAGATGGGGAAAGTTAGCTTTTGGAGTGATGAGATTCCAGTTGCAGGCGATCGCAGAGAAGTGATAGAAGAATCTATTTATATCGGTGACAAAACATTTTCCTTCTGTGCTGCCACGATTGGCAACCCACACTGCATTCTTCCTTTACCGGAAGTTACGCCTGCGATCGCTAAACAGTACGGGCCAGGGATCGAGATTCATCCTCTGTTTCCAAACCGAACCAATGTTCAGTTTATGAAAGTCCTGAATCGAAATCAAATTCAAATTGAGATTTGGGAACGCGGTGCTGGCTACACCTTGGCTTCCGGTAGTAGCAGTAGTGCGGCTGCGGCAGTTGCCCATAAACTAGGTTTGTGTGATTCTGCGATCGCTGTGCAAATGCCTGGCGGTTCAATTTATATCCAAATTAATCAAGATTTTACGATTTTAATGACAGGTTCCGTCACGAAAGTAAGTGAAGGAAAACTATCAGAAGAATTGTTTGAATCTGCGGCTGTTTGA
- the apcD gene encoding allophycocyanin subunit alpha-B: MSIVAQVIAQSDDAARFLSRTELDKLDNFFKSGSQRLRIAQVLAQNEQKIVEEGSQRFWKIVPNTPSNSGNPQKTALCQRDQSWYLRLISYAVLAGNTKPLEDIGVDGMREMYTSLGVPVKNIGTCMRCLKEVASGMMSGEEAAIVGPYFDYLIRAMY, from the coding sequence ATGAGCATTGTAGCGCAAGTAATAGCTCAATCTGATGATGCCGCTCGCTTTCTGAGTCGCACTGAGCTAGATAAATTAGATAACTTTTTCAAATCAGGCTCACAAAGACTGAGAATAGCTCAGGTTTTGGCACAAAATGAGCAAAAGATTGTGGAAGAAGGCAGCCAAAGATTTTGGAAGATTGTACCTAATACGCCTAGTAATAGTGGCAATCCTCAAAAGACAGCACTGTGCCAAAGAGACCAAAGCTGGTATCTGCGTCTGATTTCCTATGCAGTTTTAGCTGGTAATACAAAACCCTTGGAAGATATTGGCGTAGATGGGATGCGAGAAATGTACACCTCCTTGGGCGTTCCAGTTAAGAACATAGGCACTTGTATGCGCTGTCTCAAAGAAGTAGCTTCAGGCATGATGAGTGGAGAAGAGGCTGCTATTGTTGGGCCTTATTTCGACTACTTGATTCGGGCGATGTACTAG